A region of the Fusobacterium simiae genome:
TCAGATTAGAGAAGTTGGTGAAAATGCAGTAACTGTGTATGGATTATACTGTAAAATTCAACAAATGATTATGTTTGCAGCTGTAGGAGTTAAAGATTCAATTACACCAATAGTATCTTTCAGTTATGGAATGAAAAATAAAAAACGTGTAAAATCAGGTATAAGATGTGGTATAATTTTTGTATCGATACTTATGTTAATAGGTTTAATAGTAATTGAAGTTTTTGCTGTACCATTAACTCTATTCTTTTCACTTTCTGAAGTAACATATCATATGTGCGTAGATTGTATACGAATTACATCTCTTGCTTTTATTTTTGCAGGTCTATGTATTGCTTTTCAAGGTGTATTTCAAGCAATTGAATGTGGTTTAGAGTCATTAATTATTTCTCTTGGTAGACAGGTTATATTTATTTTGCCAACAGCTTGGTTTATAGGAAAATTTATAACTGGAAAGGAAAATGTTTCTATGATTTGGTGGTCATTTCTATTTGGAGAATTTATTACATTAGTGTGTGCAGTATTAATGTATCTTCATGCTATGAAAGAAAAAATCAATAAATTGGAGGTAAAATGATGAATAGAATTATTACAATTGGACGTGAATTTGGTAGTGGTGGAAGAACAATAGCTAAGATGATAGGTGAAAAGCTTGGGATTAAAGTATATGATAATGAATTACTTATAAAAATTGCCGAAGAAAGTGGACTTGCTCATGCTTATGTTGCAGAAAGGTCTGAAAATTTAACTTTAAGTGATTTAATTGGAAGAAGTCTTTCTGGATTTGGAAATTATAATCAAGTATTAGTTGAAGATCATCTATGGAAAATGCAAAGTGAAGTTATTTTAGGTTTAGCTGAAAAAGAAACTTGTATTATTGTTGGAAGATGTGCAGATTATATTTTAAAAGAGAAAGCAAATTGTTTAAAAGTATTTATATATGCCAGCTTAGAAGAAAGGATTAATCGTATTGTTTCTGTTTATGGAGAAAGTGACATTGCTCCTGAAAAGCGTTTAAAAGATATGGATAAACGCCGTAGTTCATTTTATAACTATTTTACAGATATGAAATGGGGAGACCCTCATAATTATGATATTTGTTTAAATAGTGGAATACTTGGATTTGAAAAATGTGTTGATATAATTTGCTCTCTATATTAATGAAAAAGAAGGGGCTGTTGCAAACTAATAAACTATTTTTTGCTTACATTTCAATGGGGAAATTTGCAACAACCCCCTTTTTTTATTTATTTTAAATTTTTAAGTAATTCAACTAAGTATTTATAATATTTTTCAACAGAAGCTATTTCCATTTTTTCTTTTGGAGTATGAACATCATAAATATTAGGTCCTATTGAAATCATATCTAAATCAGGGTAGTGCATAGAAATTGCACCACATTCAAGCCCTGCATGAATAACAGTTACTTGCATTTTTTCATTAAATAAATCTTGATAAGTTTTAACAGCAATATCTCTTAAACGAGATATAGGCTTAAACCTCCATTCAGGATAACCTCCACTCACTTCATAATTAACTTTATATTTTTTAGCAATATTTGTTATTTTTTCTTCTAAGCTATTTAAAACAGTAGGTTCAGAACTTCTTAAAGATATTATAACAGTAATTTTATTATCTATAACTTTAACAATAGCTAAATTATCTGAACTTTCAACTATTTCAGGATATTCTTTTAACCAAGTATTAACTCCAGTAGGTAAATCATTTAAAAGTTTTAAAACCCTTTCAAATAAATTATCATTAAATATTTCATTAAATTTATTTTCTAAATTTGAAATTTCAAAAGTAATATTAGAATCTTGTTCCTTATATTTATTCTTAAATTTTTCAAAAATAGATTTGACTTTAGAAGTAAAATCTTGACTAGAATTTTTATTAATAGCTATATCAAAATAACATTCTCTTGGTATTGCATTATCTTTTGAACCACCTTTGACATCACATAATTTTATATCAAAATTCTTTTTTATTTCTGTTATAACTTCAGCCATAACTTTGTTGGCATTTAGTCTATTTTTATGGATTTCAGATCCTGAATGCCCTCCAAATAAATTTTTAACTTCTAATCTAAAAAATTCAGAATTAGAATTATCAAATTTTTCTTTTACTTCATCAAATTGAATATTTATAGTTCTTCCACCAGCACTACCAACAGTTACCCAACTTTCTTCTTCTGAATCAATATTAATTAACATTTTTCCAGTTAAAATATTTTCTTCAAGTTCCAAAGCACCTTTCATTGTTGTTTCTTCTTCAACAGTAACAAGTAATTCAAGTTCTGGGTGTTCAATAGTATTGTCTTCAAGGACAGCCAATCCCATAGCAACAGCTATTCCATTATCAGCTCCAAGAGTTGTTTTATTTGCTCTTAAATAATTTCCATCAACAATTAAATCAAGCCCATCAGTTTCAAAATTATGAGTTGAATCAAGTTCTTTTTCACAAACCATGTCCATATGTCCTTGAAGTATAATTCCAGTAGAATTTTCATAACCTTTAGTTGCAGGTTTTTTAATAATAACATTATTTATTTTATCTTGATAAACTTCTAATCCTAATTTTTTAGCAGTATCTACTAAAAAATTACTTACAGCTTGTTCATTTCCAGATTCTCTTGGAATCCTAGATAATTCCTCAAAATAGTAAAAAACTCTTTCTGGTTTTAAATTTTTTAATTTATTTGACATCTTTATCACTCCTATCTCAATAAATGAAATTTGTCAACCTCATTTATCATAATTTTTTTATTATTTTTTTCTTAATATTTTTTATCTTGAATTTCCATATATTGCTCTAATTGTTTAAATTTATTTGTATCAATAAATCTTTTTTGTAATTCTTCATAATCTTTATCAGTCAATTTTTTAGCTTCTACTCCATTAGAATAAGCACTTTTCATAAATAATGCAACTTCAACCAAAGAAAAAGCCTCTCTGTCTTTATCATAATTATCATCTAATGCTTTTTGAGAAACTTTTATATTTTCAATATTTTTAATATAATCATCTAAAAGTTTGATTTTATCTCCTGTTTCAAGATATTTATTAGCTCTATATAAAAAATTATCTAAAATCTTAGAATATTCTTGACTATTTAATTCTTTATTATGTAAAGTTTTATTAATATTTTTAGCACAAGCAACAGAAGTAAACAATATAACCAAAATTAATATAAATATTTTTTTCATAAACACCACCTTTATTTTATAAATATTATATCATATTTAGCTTTTAAAATTTCAGAAAAATAGATATAATATAAAAAATGATATATTTTACAGCAGATATTTATTCCTATTAGAAGAATATGATAACTGTACTAAACTTTCTTTTTAAAAAAGTTTTAAAGTTTATGAAAATAATTATAAACCTATTAGTGCAGGAAAAATTATTAAATTTTTTGAAAAAATAGAATTAAAATTTTAAGGAGAATTTTTTATGGAAATTATGGAAAAAAAAGTATCTATGACAGAGCTATTTTATGATTTAATTTTTGTAGTGGCTATTTCTAAAATGACACATGTATTACATCATTTGGATAATGGAGTTATAGAACCATTGAGTTACTTTAAATATTTAATTATTGTTATTTCCTGGATAAATGTATGGATGATACAGGCAGTTTTTAACAATCGTTATGGTGATGATGATACAATAGATCAGTTATTTTTGTATTTTGATGTATTTTTACTTGTATATTTATTAAATTCAACCAGTGAGAATTTTAGAGAAGTTTTTTTTAATTATAATTTATTAATTGTTATAATTACATTTAGCCAGATAGCACAATATATAAGACAATTTTTTAAAAGAAAAGAAGAAGCACACACAAGTCTTGTTATGTCATTTGTATATATATTTTTGATAAAAATAATTTTTATCGGTATAGGTATAATTATTCCTTATGAAATAGGCTTACCTTTAGTAGTTATAGGAACTTTATTGTCTTGGCTGCTACCTTTGGCTTTTATCAAACCTATGAAAAAATATCCAGTAAATTTTCCCAATTTAGTTGAGAGAATGACATTGCTTATAATAATTGCCTTTGGTGAGACTATTACAGGCATGATACCCTATTTTAAAACTTCTTCATTGATTACAACTTTTCTTATTTTTAGTTCAGTTGTTTCATTATTTTATTTCTATAAAATGTATTTTGATAACATTATTAATACTGATAATCCTAGTAGTACAGGCACTGGCTTAATATACCTACATTATTTAATTCTTATTGGAATTGAAGGACTTACAGTTACTATTGAATTTATAAATGAACCTAACCTTATTGTCAATAACGTATTTTTAGTTTCATTTTTATATGCTGGTTTATTTGTTTTTTATTCTGGAATACTTTTACATTATCAATATAATAAAGAAACTCATAGATTTAACAAACATTGTATTATACAACATTATATAATTTTATTAATAGGTTTTTTAATTTCTTTGTATTTTAAAGATAATCATTTTTTAATTTT
Encoded here:
- a CDS encoding cytidylate kinase-like family protein, whose product is MNRIITIGREFGSGGRTIAKMIGEKLGIKVYDNELLIKIAEESGLAHAYVAERSENLTLSDLIGRSLSGFGNYNQVLVEDHLWKMQSEVILGLAEKETCIIVGRCADYILKEKANCLKVFIYASLEERINRIVSVYGESDIAPEKRLKDMDKRRSSFYNYFTDMKWGDPHNYDICLNSGILGFEKCVDIICSLY
- a CDS encoding aminoacyl-histidine dipeptidase translates to MSNKLKNLKPERVFYYFEELSRIPRESGNEQAVSNFLVDTAKKLGLEVYQDKINNVIIKKPATKGYENSTGIILQGHMDMVCEKELDSTHNFETDGLDLIVDGNYLRANKTTLGADNGIAVAMGLAVLEDNTIEHPELELLVTVEEETTMKGALELEENILTGKMLINIDSEEESWVTVGSAGGRTINIQFDEVKEKFDNSNSEFFRLEVKNLFGGHSGSEIHKNRLNANKVMAEVITEIKKNFDIKLCDVKGGSKDNAIPRECYFDIAINKNSSQDFTSKVKSIFEKFKNKYKEQDSNITFEISNLENKFNEIFNDNLFERVLKLLNDLPTGVNTWLKEYPEIVESSDNLAIVKVIDNKITVIISLRSSEPTVLNSLEEKITNIAKKYKVNYEVSGGYPEWRFKPISRLRDIAVKTYQDLFNEKMQVTVIHAGLECGAISMHYPDLDMISIGPNIYDVHTPKEKMEIASVEKYYKYLVELLKNLK
- a CDS encoding low temperature requirement protein A, with the protein product MEIMEKKVSMTELFYDLIFVVAISKMTHVLHHLDNGVIEPLSYFKYLIIVISWINVWMIQAVFNNRYGDDDTIDQLFLYFDVFLLVYLLNSTSENFREVFFNYNLLIVIITFSQIAQYIRQFFKRKEEAHTSLVMSFVYIFLIKIIFIGIGIIIPYEIGLPLVVIGTLLSWLLPLAFIKPMKKYPVNFPNLVERMTLLIIIAFGETITGMIPYFKTSSLITTFLIFSSVVSLFYFYKMYFDNIINTDNPSSTGTGLIYLHYLILIGIEGLTVTIEFINEPNLIVNNVFLVSFLYAGLFVFYSGILLHYQYNKETHRFNKHCIIQHYIILLIGFLISLYFKDNHFLILITVTVINVFAALNIWKFVRNK